A genome region from Sander vitreus isolate 19-12246 chromosome 21, sanVit1, whole genome shotgun sequence includes the following:
- the LOC144536669 gene encoding protocadherin-15-like, whose protein sequence is MTNRQNRSNHSVAGGSGGSLDESDRQRLISDFATRAIAAHRQCVANGGVLNNLPKSESSVTFLSDENPLTIKNPIYHEDGTLSSPETFGRNQRRRDLLGNFSPSRKGIRDADSGWGSGVGHSWTLPSRLHRKEMFDTLRRQVVMDPVQWELELLKAEFKESKDAGLDSGFDRGLDSDLMGSPNLEPKLTVKEQARQFEQQAIQEMRQRQSRDSRGSLSPDIILSIFPESPPNVLTAQVKEGPPSIIVTQNDGGTPPPSHKPTPPVLRRFGVNLTGNQSGEERLQVNSELIPDPPSTPPPPPPISPSPPPPPPISAPLPPSSPPPHRSSSSASLSPASSHSNHIEKQTPPPPPPPPPLPPPLSPSLLRPSTFVLPSLSEVPALRPVSLRPPPPPLPAEPEPPRKERKGILKNIENIADIEKSVANMFSQIDQKQIPLKKVLKSRASVDSLGSLDLDELADPPPPQIQPNPNMNSIVEELEKRFPSQSTML, encoded by the exons ATGACTAACAGACAAAA CCGGTCAAACCACAGTGTTGCTGGTGGGAGTGGTGGCAGTTTGGATGAAAGCGACCGCCAACGTCTGATCTCAGATTTTGCCACACGAGCGATCGCTGCCCATCGTCAGTGCGTTGCTAACGGAGGGGTACTCAACAACCTGCCCAAGTCTGAGTCCAGCGTCACCTTTCTCTCTGATGAAAACCCCCTGACTATCAAAAATCCCATCTACCATGAGGATGGGACTTTGAGTAGCCCAGAGACTTTCGGAAGAAACCAGAGGAGAAGAGACCTTCTTGGAAATTTCTCCCCTTCCAGGAAAGGCATTCGAGATGC TGACAGCGGATGGGGATCTGGGGTTGGACACAGCTGGACTCTCCCATCAAGGTTACATCGAAAAGAGATGTTTGACACTTTGAGACGGCAAGTGGTCATGGATCCCGTTCAGTGGGAGCTGGAGCTTCTAAAGGCCGAATTCAAGGAGAGTAAAGATGCTGGTCTGGATTCAGGATTTGACCGTGGGTTGGATTCCGACTTAATGGGAAGCCCAAATCTGGAACCCAAGCTGACAGTCAAAGAACAAGCCAGACAGTTTGAGCAACAGGCAATCCAGGAAATGAGGCAAAGGCAAAGCAGAGATTCACGAGGATCTTTGTCGCCTGATATCATACTTTCTATTTTCCCAGAGTCTCCCCCAAATGTTCTAACTGCTCAGGTCAAAGAGGGTCCTCCGAGTATTATTGTCACCCAAAATGATGGAGGGACCCCTCCTCCAAGTCACAAGCCAACTCCTCCTGTCCTGCGACGCTTCGGGGTAAATTTAACAGGAAATCAGAGTGGGGAAGAACGACTTCAGGTCAATTCAGAGCTTATCCCTGATCCTCCGTCaactcctccaccaccaccaccaatatCTCCATCCCCACCACCTCCGCCTCCCATAtccgctcctcttcctccatcatCTCCTCCTCCGCACcgctcttcctcctctgcttctctctctcctgcttcatCTCACTCCAACCATATAGAAAAGCAgactcctcctccccccccccctcccccgcctctccctccccctttgTCGCCCTCACTCCTGCGTCCATCCACCTTTGTACTCCCATCACTCTCCGAGGTACCGGCTCTGCGGCCCGTGTCCCTCcggccaccaccaccacccctacCTGCGGAGCCCGAACCTCCCCGAAAAGAGCGGAAAGGAATCTTAAAGAACATCGAAAACATTGCGGACATTGAGAAGTCAGTGGCAAACATGTTCAGCCAGATAGATCAGAAACAGATCCCGCTCAAAAAGGTCTTGAAGAGCCGAGCCTCCGTGGATTCTCTTGGTTCTCTTGACTTGGATGAATTAGCA gatccTCCACCTCCACAGATTCAACCCAACCCAAACATGAACTCCATCGTGGAAGAACTTGAGAAACGATTCCCCTCTCAGTCTACAATGCTCTAG